From the genome of Thermococcus chitonophagus, one region includes:
- a CDS encoding mannose-1-phosphate guanylyltransferase/mannose-6-phosphate isomerase, with product MKTLILAGGKGTRLWPLSREMMPKQFIKFFNERSLFQKTVERALLFSKPKEIFIVTNKEYRFRVFDDLDELGVKVPEENVLLEPIGKNTLPAIYWGLKVIDENYGDSVVAVLPSDHAIEVNDNYIEAFKKAEKLAEKYLVTFGIKPTKPHTGYGYIKPGEKIEVEGKFLGYLVDEFKEKPDFETAKRYVESGYYWNSGMFMFRTSVFMEEAKKHAPEVVRAFEDGKSIEEIYELAPEISVDYGVMEKTDKAAVVPLNTYWNDLGSFDAVYEALEKDENGNAVKVRGFKAKYINVDSRNNLILTERLTATVGVEDLVIIDTGDALLVAKKGETQKVKEVYKKLKEQNDERAVVHRTAYRPWGSYTVLEEGERYKIKRITVLPGKKLSLQMHYHRSEHWVVVRGTAKVRVGDKEFILRPGESTFIPAGVVHRLENPGKVILEVIETQIGEYLEEDDIVRLQDDYGRE from the coding sequence ATGAAGACGTTGATATTGGCAGGAGGTAAGGGAACAAGGCTCTGGCCCCTAAGCAGGGAGATGATGCCCAAGCAGTTCATAAAGTTTTTCAACGAGAGATCTCTGTTCCAGAAGACGGTGGAGAGAGCTTTACTATTCTCGAAGCCGAAGGAAATATTCATTGTAACTAATAAGGAGTACCGATTTAGGGTGTTCGACGATCTTGACGAGTTAGGGGTTAAGGTCCCCGAGGAAAACGTTCTCCTTGAACCTATTGGAAAGAACACACTACCCGCAATATATTGGGGCCTCAAGGTTATAGACGAGAATTACGGTGACTCAGTGGTTGCCGTCCTCCCAAGCGATCACGCAATTGAGGTTAACGACAACTACATCGAGGCCTTTAAGAAGGCCGAAAAGCTCGCGGAGAAGTACCTCGTCACCTTCGGAATAAAGCCAACTAAACCTCATACCGGCTACGGCTACATAAAGCCTGGGGAGAAGATAGAGGTGGAAGGGAAGTTCCTGGGATACTTAGTTGATGAGTTCAAGGAGAAGCCAGACTTTGAAACCGCGAAGAGGTACGTGGAGAGTGGCTACTACTGGAACAGCGGAATGTTCATGTTCAGGACCTCCGTCTTCATGGAGGAAGCTAAAAAGCACGCCCCTGAAGTTGTCAGGGCTTTTGAGGACGGGAAGAGCATAGAGGAAATATACGAGCTCGCCCCGGAGATAAGCGTTGATTACGGGGTAATGGAGAAGACCGATAAGGCCGCCGTAGTTCCACTGAACACCTACTGGAACGACCTTGGAAGCTTCGATGCCGTCTATGAAGCCCTAGAAAAGGATGAGAATGGGAACGCGGTAAAGGTTAGGGGCTTCAAGGCCAAGTATATAAATGTTGACTCAAGGAACAACTTAATCCTCACGGAGAGACTTACCGCTACGGTTGGAGTTGAAGACCTCGTGATAATAGATACTGGAGATGCCCTGCTCGTTGCGAAGAAGGGAGAGACCCAGAAGGTAAAGGAGGTCTACAAGAAGCTTAAAGAGCAGAACGACGAGAGGGCGGTAGTTCATAGAACCGCCTATAGGCCCTGGGGTAGCTACACGGTTCTAGAGGAGGGAGAGAGGTACAAGATAAAGAGGATAACGGTTCTCCCAGGGAAGAAGCTCTCCCTTCAGATGCACTACCACAGGAGCGAGCACTGGGTGGTCGTTAGGGGAACCGCTAAGGTTAGGGTCGGAGACAAGGAGTTCATACTGAGGCCTGGAGAGAGCACCTTCATCCCTGCGGGTGTAGTTCACAGGCTCGAGAACCCAGGAAAGGTAATTTTGGAGGTCATAGAAACCCAGATAGGAGAGTACCTCGAAGAGGATGACATAGTCAGGCTACAAGACGATTACGGAAGGGAATAA
- the mpgP gene encoding mannosyl-3-phosphoglycerate phosphatase has protein sequence MIRVIFFDLDKTLLPEYDPEPAKPIIKELKKRGYEIIFNSSKTRAEQEYYREHLKVETPFIVENGSAIYIPKDYFPFSIQGKETRNYIVIELGVRVEEIRRELKSLETSYGLKYYANSTKEEVAEFTKMPLDLVPLAMEREYSETIFTWSRDGWQDILRGKGFNVTMGSRFYAVHGHSDKGKAARILLDFYRRLGQVKSYAVGDGYNDFPMFDVVDEAFLIGNLRHKKAKNVSSIEEVLEVIE, from the coding sequence ATGATTAGGGTCATATTTTTTGACCTGGACAAAACCCTGCTTCCAGAGTACGACCCAGAACCCGCCAAGCCGATAATAAAGGAGCTCAAGAAGAGGGGCTATGAGATAATCTTCAACTCTTCAAAGACAAGGGCAGAGCAGGAGTATTACAGAGAGCACCTTAAGGTTGAAACCCCCTTCATAGTTGAAAACGGAAGTGCAATCTATATTCCGAAGGACTACTTTCCCTTTTCAATTCAGGGAAAAGAGACCAGAAATTACATAGTTATTGAGCTGGGAGTTAGAGTTGAGGAGATAAGGAGAGAACTGAAATCTCTAGAAACATCCTATGGCCTTAAGTACTATGCAAATTCCACGAAGGAGGAAGTTGCGGAGTTCACGAAAATGCCCCTTGACTTAGTCCCCTTAGCGATGGAGAGGGAGTACAGCGAAACGATATTCACATGGAGTAGGGACGGCTGGCAGGACATTCTCAGGGGTAAAGGGTTTAACGTTACAATGGGAAGCAGGTTTTACGCTGTCCACGGGCACTCTGACAAGGGAAAGGCTGCAAGAATTCTCCTAGATTTTTATAGGAGGCTTGGTCAAGTTAAAAGCTATGCCGTTGGTGACGGTTACAATGACTTCCCCATGTTCGATGTCGTGGATGAGGCGTTTCTCATAGGAAATTTGAGGCATAAAAAGGCAAAAAACGTCTCCTCGATAGAGGAGGTTTTGGAGGTGATAGAATGA
- the mpgS gene encoding mannosyl-3-phosphoglycerate synthase, with amino-acid sequence MLLEAPVYKEIFGAVTIYELQKVIKMDTETEEVPIYTITNIPREKIYETLGKMAVIVPMKNEKLHLVDGVLKAIPHKCPIIIVSNSKREGPNRYKMEVDLVRHFYNLTHSKVMMVHQKDPGLAKAFREVGYTDILDGNGNIRSGKGEGMLIGILLAKAIGAEYIGFVDADNYIPGSVNEYVKDYAAGFLMSESDYAMVRLHWRHKPKVTKGTLYFKKWGRVSEITNHYLNMLISEQTAFETTIMVTGNAGEHAMTMKLAEIMPFSTGYSIEPYEIVYLLERFGKWEGVEEFKDVFDQGIEIFQIETLNPHFHEDKGQEHVKEMILLSLATIYHSKLASKGLKKRILTDLVEHGIVKEGEEPPKPRIMRPIKEIPIKEWFDIVEDNAETLLRFEI; translated from the coding sequence ATGCTTCTGGAGGCCCCTGTTTACAAGGAAATATTTGGTGCTGTAACGATTTATGAGCTTCAAAAGGTCATAAAAATGGATACTGAAACTGAGGAAGTCCCAATTTATACGATCACAAATATCCCCAGGGAGAAAATTTACGAAACTCTGGGGAAGATGGCGGTTATAGTACCCATGAAGAACGAGAAGCTACACCTAGTGGACGGTGTTCTCAAGGCAATCCCGCACAAGTGCCCAATAATCATTGTCTCAAACAGCAAGAGAGAAGGGCCCAACAGGTACAAGATGGAAGTCGACTTAGTAAGGCACTTCTACAACTTAACTCACTCCAAGGTCATGATGGTTCACCAGAAGGATCCTGGGCTAGCTAAGGCATTCAGGGAAGTTGGCTACACGGATATTCTTGACGGAAATGGCAACATAAGGAGTGGAAAAGGCGAGGGAATGCTGATAGGAATACTCCTGGCCAAGGCAATCGGGGCTGAATACATCGGCTTTGTTGATGCTGACAACTACATCCCAGGCTCCGTGAACGAGTACGTGAAAGACTACGCTGCGGGATTCCTGATGAGCGAGAGCGACTATGCAATGGTGAGGCTTCACTGGAGGCACAAGCCCAAGGTCACGAAGGGAACCCTGTACTTCAAGAAGTGGGGAAGGGTCAGCGAGATTACGAACCACTACCTAAACATGCTCATAAGCGAGCAGACGGCATTTGAGACGACGATAATGGTCACAGGGAACGCGGGAGAGCACGCAATGACAATGAAACTTGCCGAGATAATGCCCTTCTCCACGGGCTATTCCATAGAGCCCTACGAAATTGTATACCTCCTTGAGAGGTTCGGAAAGTGGGAGGGAGTTGAGGAGTTCAAGGACGTCTTCGATCAGGGAATAGAGATATTCCAGATCGAAACTCTGAATCCCCACTTCCACGAGGATAAGGGTCAGGAGCACGTGAAGGAAATGATTCTGCTAAGCTTAGCAACTATATACCACTCGAAGCTCGCTTCAAAGGGCTTGAAGAAGAGAATTCTAACGGATCTGGTGGAGCATGGCATAGTCAAGGAAGGCGAAGAGCCTCCAAAGCCCAGGATAATGAGGCCGATCAAGGAAATCCCGATAAAGGAGTGGTTCGACATAGTTGAAGACAACGCAGAAACTCTGCTGAGGTTTGAGATATGA
- a CDS encoding S-layer protein: MRRVGGKILVFFLLLSSVNFGNFVTGDQMWRYDIVVDPSDRILLVRALMSPVPDYLEIRHVPPGERVEIISAEGCTLIEVQRFSWKVTKQEDSCTIKYKVYYSLDDIKKAGYHKNAGITDTYAAIGLEHVLLYSPSNLDIQVLVTIHSPEKWKTYYTKPTIRGSMKEILRGNVITGEPLYEKSIVSMGKTYTYIVFKKPKKDYKDGFINQVPIRYYYPELERDTIAYLKSVSFYFQKLSQIFNFTPDIENILITPASRITPYLNGHGLDYSLREDHIAHHIVHLWTTVMGITTFSPDPRKSWTLDEGIANFYSFPLAYEYTKERRYLGHHYLYYLLYVRGCQERLKRWDPNDRYIEQTKSYLYGYIVTFYLYEKLKEVGKDFGKIYGETISKHKFETISFEEFLDIVESEGAKIDRDAIYNFDIDISKYAKQYYPYFNDTLKFFVLNHEAPPDLYYAMIDIEARFGNPEYTPYLYSDYFTSYFLTDNYRNFIAELRKRDSITKEEFLDLLTKFGGKRDFFEFYSKNAPIKPSIEAINLWLSGKYSEIVRKINYVIHISEKLEDYGVEVEEKEIAKKALDALLAGKFDEAENMINDAIRALNTRFSEDKDGDGVIDIAEKIHGTSPSSPDTDNDGIPDRLDVNIEADGVLDDWNTIYSSVPLQSCEILELRAYNDGTYIHIGIKLSKPVYEYVGYSLSFGFDDIPFIVFNRNSFWGNELTREMWTGNIYPNSFVFNNTIEAKLPLKVIKEWEEYSGGEFQRVWVILSPEKGQRCMTWLYIPQPLNMTNFKIVYGEGRVDKEFASFLQKEGYGTAVPDSENLSLIKSNLILVGGPVANKLTRKYLYIFPVEVSNTWPGKKRGVLMAKLYENRLVVIVAGSDRWGTKAATLLLSKLGYLPNMPVVVEMINNNTIRVLDPYNSAIANQNT; encoded by the coding sequence ATGAGGAGAGTTGGAGGAAAAATATTAGTTTTCTTCCTTCTGTTATCTAGCGTTAATTTTGGGAACTTCGTCACGGGAGACCAAATGTGGAGGTATGATATCGTAGTAGATCCTTCAGATCGAATACTACTAGTCAGGGCCTTGATGAGCCCTGTCCCCGACTACCTTGAGATAAGACACGTCCCTCCAGGAGAACGTGTCGAAATAATATCTGCAGAAGGTTGTACCTTAATTGAAGTTCAAAGGTTTTCATGGAAAGTTACTAAACAAGAAGATTCGTGTACGATAAAATATAAGGTATACTATAGCTTGGATGATATCAAAAAAGCAGGTTATCATAAGAATGCCGGAATAACTGATACTTATGCCGCAATAGGGCTTGAACATGTTCTTTTATACTCTCCCTCAAATTTAGATATACAAGTTCTAGTTACAATACATTCTCCAGAAAAATGGAAGACTTACTACACCAAACCAACTATACGCGGTTCAATGAAGGAAATATTGCGAGGCAACGTTATAACTGGTGAGCCATTATATGAAAAATCCATAGTAAGTATGGGGAAAACATACACATATATAGTCTTTAAGAAACCCAAGAAGGATTATAAAGATGGATTCATAAATCAGGTTCCAATCAGGTACTATTACCCAGAGCTTGAAAGGGACACAATAGCTTATCTGAAATCAGTATCGTTTTATTTTCAAAAATTAAGTCAGATATTTAACTTCACTCCCGACATTGAGAATATTCTTATAACTCCGGCATCTAGGATAACGCCCTATCTTAACGGTCATGGTCTAGATTATTCTTTAAGAGAGGACCATATAGCCCACCATATAGTTCATCTCTGGACGACTGTCATGGGAATCACAACCTTTTCACCAGATCCAAGAAAGAGCTGGACCTTGGATGAAGGCATTGCGAATTTTTATTCTTTTCCCCTAGCATACGAGTACACAAAAGAAAGGAGATATCTCGGACATCATTATCTGTACTACCTGCTCTATGTTAGAGGCTGCCAAGAGAGATTAAAGAGGTGGGATCCGAACGATAGATATATTGAGCAAACAAAAAGTTACTTGTATGGGTACATAGTCACTTTTTATCTTTATGAAAAATTGAAGGAAGTCGGAAAAGACTTTGGAAAGATCTATGGAGAGACAATATCCAAGCATAAGTTTGAAACGATTTCATTTGAAGAATTTTTGGACATAGTGGAATCAGAAGGTGCAAAAATTGATAGAGATGCTATCTACAACTTTGACATTGATATATCTAAATATGCAAAGCAATACTATCCATATTTCAATGATACACTAAAGTTCTTTGTCCTAAATCATGAAGCCCCTCCAGATCTTTACTATGCTATGATTGATATTGAAGCAAGGTTTGGTAACCCGGAGTATACCCCCTATCTATATTCAGATTACTTTACCTCCTACTTCCTCACGGACAATTACAGGAACTTTATAGCAGAGCTTAGAAAGAGGGACAGTATAACTAAAGAAGAATTTCTTGATTTACTGACTAAATTTGGTGGAAAAAGAGATTTCTTTGAGTTCTACTCAAAAAATGCCCCAATAAAACCATCGATTGAGGCTATCAATCTCTGGCTTTCAGGAAAATACTCCGAAATAGTTAGGAAAATCAATTACGTTATTCATATTTCAGAAAAGTTAGAAGATTATGGTGTTGAAGTGGAAGAAAAGGAGATTGCAAAAAAGGCTTTAGATGCACTTTTAGCTGGAAAGTTCGATGAAGCTGAAAATATGATAAACGATGCGATAAGGGCACTAAACACAAGGTTCTCCGAAGACAAAGATGGGGATGGAGTAATTGATATAGCGGAGAAAATACATGGAACCTCCCCAAGTTCCCCAGATACGGATAATGATGGCATACCTGACCGGTTAGATGTTAACATAGAAGCTGATGGAGTATTAGATGATTGGAACACTATATACTCATCAGTACCATTACAAAGTTGTGAGATTTTGGAGTTGAGAGCATATAATGATGGAACGTACATACACATCGGTATCAAGCTTTCCAAGCCTGTATATGAGTATGTGGGTTATTCATTATCTTTTGGATTTGATGACATTCCTTTTATTGTCTTTAACAGAAATTCATTCTGGGGAAATGAGCTAACGAGAGAAATGTGGACTGGAAATATATATCCAAACAGTTTTGTATTTAACAATACTATAGAAGCAAAACTTCCCTTGAAAGTCATTAAGGAGTGGGAAGAATATTCTGGTGGGGAGTTTCAAAGGGTTTGGGTTATTTTATCACCCGAAAAAGGACAAAGATGTATGACATGGTTGTACATACCACAGCCTTTGAATATGACCAACTTTAAGATTGTTTATGGAGAGGGTAGAGTGGATAAAGAGTTTGCAAGCTTCCTTCAGAAGGAGGGATATGGTACTGCAGTTCCAGACTCCGAAAATCTAAGTCTAATCAAAAGCAATCTAATTCTAGTCGGTGGTCCAGTAGCAAACAAATTGACAAGAAAGTATCTTTATATATTTCCAGTTGAAGTCTCAAACACTTGGCCTGGGAAGAAAAGAGGAGTACTAATGGCGAAATTATATGAGAACAGGCTAGTAGTTATAGTAGCAGGCTCAGATCGTTGGGGAACAAAGGCCGCTACTTTGCTTCTTTCAAAACTTGGGTACTTGCCCAATATGCCAGTTGTAGTTGAAATGATAAATAACAACACCATAAGAGTTCTAGATCCATATAATAGTGCAATAGCTAATCAGAATACATGA
- a CDS encoding ubiquitin-like small modifier protein 1 translates to MPKVTVKVFATLIEIIGKRILEEEASTVKELLEKIYEKYPKVKEELEEGYIILVNGHNIEHLQGLETPLKEGDTVSIFPPAGGG, encoded by the coding sequence ATGCCTAAGGTCACAGTTAAAGTTTTTGCTACCCTCATAGAAATAATAGGGAAGAGAATACTTGAGGAAGAGGCTTCAACAGTCAAGGAGCTCCTTGAGAAGATCTACGAAAAGTATCCAAAGGTTAAGGAGGAACTCGAGGAAGGGTACATTATCCTAGTAAACGGCCACAACATTGAGCACCTCCAGGGCTTAGAAACACCTTTAAAGGAGGGAGATACAGTGAGTATATTTCCACCCGCCGGAGGGGGTTGA
- a CDS encoding tungsten cofactor oxidoreductase radical SAM maturase: MKFHLWGAKVSIDPKPDLKYLYIEITNRCNLKCEMCFKQYWEDEEGDMDWDLFLKILDDAKEFPDLKMIYFGGIGEPAVHPRFMDMVREVKRRGFALGMSSNGVLLTESILEEFVRLGVDLIYFSMDAIPTASDIIKLGHVTSKVVENRIKTLVRLKEKYKTEKPVIGVEVVATKENYRQLPEMALYLRELGVDSMLVSNLLPMTEEQAKLTVYDGSVDMDPIVRELQRIASGGPFMKIAEFRLRTERYCEFVENNVAVVRWDGEVFPCYRFLHTYPEVIFEREKKVIAHSFGNVKEKNLKDIWMSRDFVWFRFIVRASAYPSCIDCPLNDSCSFVLDTRQDCWGNSPSCGDCLWGRGIILCPIPTEYMGKFL; this comes from the coding sequence ATGAAGTTTCATCTTTGGGGGGCTAAAGTTTCGATAGACCCGAAACCCGATCTCAAATACCTGTATATAGAAATAACGAACCGTTGCAACCTTAAATGTGAAATGTGCTTCAAGCAATATTGGGAGGATGAAGAGGGAGACATGGACTGGGATCTCTTCTTGAAGATCCTTGATGACGCCAAGGAGTTTCCTGACTTAAAGATGATCTACTTTGGAGGAATCGGAGAACCGGCAGTTCATCCAAGGTTTATGGATATGGTTAGGGAGGTAAAGAGGAGGGGCTTTGCCCTTGGAATGAGTTCAAATGGTGTTCTCCTGACTGAAAGTATTCTGGAGGAGTTCGTAAGGCTTGGAGTTGACCTGATATACTTCTCCATGGATGCCATACCAACTGCGTCCGATATAATAAAGCTCGGCCACGTTACTTCAAAGGTAGTTGAAAACAGGATAAAGACCCTCGTCAGGTTAAAGGAGAAGTATAAGACTGAGAAGCCCGTTATTGGCGTTGAAGTTGTTGCAACAAAGGAGAACTACCGGCAACTGCCGGAGATGGCCCTCTACCTTAGGGAGCTTGGCGTTGATTCTATGCTAGTCTCAAACTTGCTTCCAATGACAGAAGAGCAGGCAAAGCTGACAGTTTACGATGGTAGTGTTGACATGGATCCCATAGTAAGGGAACTCCAGAGGATAGCAAGTGGAGGCCCTTTCATGAAGATAGCTGAGTTCAGGCTTAGGACAGAGAGGTACTGCGAATTCGTTGAGAACAACGTTGCGGTAGTCAGGTGGGATGGGGAAGTTTTCCCCTGCTACCGGTTCCTCCACACTTACCCAGAGGTTATATTTGAAAGGGAGAAGAAAGTTATAGCCCACTCCTTCGGGAACGTTAAAGAGAAAAATCTGAAAGATATATGGATGAGCAGGGACTTTGTATGGTTCAGGTTTATAGTCAGGGCCTCAGCTTATCCGTCCTGCATAGACTGTCCGCTGAATGATTCGTGCTCATTTGTTTTAGATACAAGGCAGGACTGCTGGGGTAACTCACCGAGCTGTGGTGACTGTCTATGGGGAAGAGGAATAATTCTCTGCCCAATTCCAACGGAGTACATGGGGAAGTTCTTATAG
- a CDS encoding DNA integrity scanning protein DisA nucleotide-binding domain protein: MVQEVATYEVLLEKAKDLARQINAKALVLVYPPIEDIEVEFEGPVIIVGREFDIERDDIKKLPLPLSIGLSNLLNLVAAFLKGQGIIEKGELFVYVTEDSLGIKRVEERSIVSNELFDRYEGIVQRALEIAIELSIEGREGKPVGTIFVVGDTKEVMKHSHQIVPNPFKGHNLNILDPKVKPIIKEFSFLDGAFIITSKGRILAAGRYLDVDPKSLEVTLPQGLGSRHLASAAITKITRAIAITLSESGTVRVFKDGQIVLEYNPRLSARSF; encoded by the coding sequence GTGGTGCAGGAAGTGGCAACGTACGAGGTTCTATTAGAGAAGGCGAAAGACCTGGCAAGGCAGATAAATGCAAAAGCACTTGTGTTAGTCTATCCTCCAATTGAAGACATTGAAGTAGAGTTTGAAGGTCCTGTAATAATAGTTGGTAGGGAATTTGATATAGAAAGGGATGATATCAAGAAACTCCCTCTGCCCCTTTCCATAGGCCTTAGCAACCTCCTTAATTTAGTTGCTGCCTTTCTGAAGGGGCAGGGGATTATAGAGAAGGGGGAATTGTTCGTGTACGTTACCGAGGATTCACTTGGCATTAAGAGAGTTGAGGAGAGAAGCATCGTTAGTAATGAGCTTTTTGATAGGTATGAGGGGATAGTTCAGAGAGCTCTGGAGATCGCTATTGAGCTTAGCATAGAGGGAAGAGAAGGAAAGCCAGTTGGCACTATTTTCGTTGTGGGCGACACGAAGGAAGTCATGAAGCATTCACATCAAATAGTTCCAAACCCCTTCAAGGGTCACAATTTAAACATCCTAGATCCAAAGGTCAAGCCCATAATAAAGGAGTTCTCTTTCCTTGACGGTGCTTTCATAATAACTTCGAAGGGCAGAATACTGGCCGCAGGCAGATATTTAGATGTCGATCCAAAGAGCCTTGAAGTAACTCTCCCCCAAGGGCTGGGCAGTAGGCATCTAGCTTCGGCAGCCATTACAAAGATAACTAGGGCCATAGCAATAACTCTCTCTGAAAGTGGCACCGTAAGGGTGTTCAAAGATGGACAGATAGTCCTTGAGTACAATCCAAGACTATCCGCGAGATCTTTTTAG